The window ATGAGACTTCGCCCCCTCCCGACGGCCCTCCTCCTGCTCTCCCTCTCAGCCGGCCTCGCCCTCCACGCCGTCGAAACCGACAAGGCTGGAGCCCCCTCCAAGACAAAGCGCGCACCCGCCGCCAAGCCTCCAAAATCAAAAAAACACTCCACCAAATCCACTACACACACCACACACAAAACCACCACAGTCGTTCACACCTCGAAAGTCTCCCTCAGCACCCGCGAGATCATCACCGACCGCATCAACCACAGCCTGGCCAGCACCCGCGTCGGCATTGAAAATCCCCGAGCCCTCCGACCCTTCTTCACTCAACTCCATCAGCTCCAAACTGATCCCCACAGCCAGCTCGTCCGCGTCATCCAATTCGGCGACTCCCACACCGCAGCCGACATGTTCACCGGCGCTCTCCGTACCCTCTTTCAAGACAAGTTCGGCAACGGCGGCGCAGGCTTCCAATACGCTGGCTACCCCTTCGCCGGCTATCGCATCCATGGCACCAGCCGCGCTCAATCCACCGGCTGGCTCGCCCTCGGCACGCACCTCCGCGACATCGGCGACGGCCTCGTCGGCATGGGTGGCGTCAGTCTCAGCACCGAAGCAGCAGGGAACTGGGTCACCGTCGACGCCGACGCGACCTCCCTCGAAGTCCAGTACCTCATCCAGCCCAACGGCGGCCGCATCGAGATCCGCGACAACGATCAGCTCCTCGCCACCATCTCCACCGCAACCGGCCAGACCCTGACTCCCGCCGCAACAACCCAACCCACACCGAACGGCAAGAAAGCGTCTCTCTCCGCCGATTCCACCCAAACAGACGCAACAGACGCCGTCGCAATCGATCCCGACCAGACCCTCCAGACCCCAGCGCCACAAACCCAAGCAGTCGGAGCACCCGCAACCACACTCCCTACAGGTGAAGTCAGCGCAGGCCACTACAACACCACCATCCCTGCAGGTCATCACCACATCGAAGTCCTCACCACCCAAGCCGCTCCCGTCCGCCTCCTCGGCCTCTCCACAGAAAACGCCGCTGGCGTCACCTACGAAGCCGCCGGCATCAACGGCGCAGAAGCCTCCCTCTTCCTCCGCTGGAACGAAGCCATTCAGCAGACCCTCATGGCTGAAACCAACCCCGCCCTGATCGTTCTCGCCTACGGCACCAACGAGGCAGGCGATCGCAACTGGACTGAAGAAACCTACGCCTCCCTCCTTCGCCGCATCATCGAGCGCTGCCGCCGCCTCGCTCCCAACGCCTCCATCCTCGTCGTCGGCCCACCCGACCGCGCCCTGCGCAATGGTCGCCACGGCTGGGCCGCCTTCGCCGGCGTCGACCGCATCGTCCAGGCCCAGCGCGCCGTCTGCCGCCAGATGAACTGTGCCTACTGGGATCAGCGCTCCCGCATGGGAGGCTTCGGTTCCATGCGAGACTGGGTCGCCATCAGCTGGGCTCAGCCCGACCACACTCACTTCACCGGCGAGGGATACAACGAGTTGGCCAGCGCTCTCTTTTCCGATATAGTCCAGCAGTACGACGCCTACCTGCCGCCCCTCGTTCGCGCCCAGAGTGAAACAAAATAGACCGCCGTAAAACAAAATGCGCAGCAGTGAAAACGAAATAAACATCACTTCGTCACAAGCTACGAAATTGGTTACAAATCACCCAGGCAGGCACCGCAATGAGCAAACAAGCAGGCATCCTCAAGGTCATCCACGCCGTATCTGAGATCCCCAATGACCCATCTCCCGATGAGTCCCTCTTCGACTCCGGCACCCTCGACTCCTTCACCCTCCCCGATCTCGTCACCGGCCTCGAAAAGGAGTTCAACGTCAAAATCCCCGACTCTGACCTCGTACCCGAGCGCTTCGACACCGTCACCAAGATCGAAGCCTACCTCGACAGCCGCCAGAGTTAGCGCACCAAACCGCTACAGTTACCACCGAACCAAACATCGCTGTCATTACACCGCGCCCCGCTGTCATTCAAACCCTGAGCGCAACTCGAAAGAGAGAATCCCGCATTTGCGGTTGCAGTTGTAGTCGCTGACGTTGCCGTTGCTGCTGTCGCTGCTTCTTTAGTTGTCATCCCCGAAGGGGATCTGCGTTTGCCGTTGCTGTTGTCTTTGCTCTTGCTGTTGCTCTTGCTGTTGCTCTTGCTGTTGCTCTTGCTGTTGCTCTTGCTGTTGCTGTTGCAGGTGTCGTTGTCGTTGCCTGTTCCCTTTGTTGTCATTCCGCAGCGAAGCGGAGGAATCTGCTTCTCCTCTTTCTAACAATTCTGAAATCAAATCGTCGTCCAACCGCAGCATGCAACACCCTATCGTCAAGCAAGCAGCGCACACACCACGCCTCATCTTTTGCTTTAGTCTATCCATCAGCATCAGGAGTACCGGAGATGTCCTACCTTCTCGCCTTCGGCCACCACGTCCCCGACCTCGTCGTGACCAACGACGCGCTTCAGGCACGCACTGGCCGCGACGCCACTACCATGGAGAAGTCCAGCGGCATCCACGAGCGGCGCTACGCCCCCGAAGGCACCACCGTAGCCGACCTGGGCCTCACCGCTGCCCGAGCCTGCCTCGAAAACGCCGCCCTGAGACCCGCAGACATTGGCCTCATCCTCTTCTCCAGCGGCTCCTCCGAGCGCGCGTTTCCCGGCCCAGC is drawn from Edaphobacter lichenicola and contains these coding sequences:
- a CDS encoding SGNH/GDSL hydrolase family protein is translated as MRLRPLPTALLLLSLSAGLALHAVETDKAGAPSKTKRAPAAKPPKSKKHSTKSTTHTTHKTTTVVHTSKVSLSTREIITDRINHSLASTRVGIENPRALRPFFTQLHQLQTDPHSQLVRVIQFGDSHTAADMFTGALRTLFQDKFGNGGAGFQYAGYPFAGYRIHGTSRAQSTGWLALGTHLRDIGDGLVGMGGVSLSTEAAGNWVTVDADATSLEVQYLIQPNGGRIEIRDNDQLLATISTATGQTLTPAATTQPTPNGKKASLSADSTQTDATDAVAIDPDQTLQTPAPQTQAVGAPATTLPTGEVSAGHYNTTIPAGHHHIEVLTTQAAPVRLLGLSTENAAGVTYEAAGINGAEASLFLRWNEAIQQTLMAETNPALIVLAYGTNEAGDRNWTEETYASLLRRIIERCRRLAPNASILVVGPPDRALRNGRHGWAAFAGVDRIVQAQRAVCRQMNCAYWDQRSRMGGFGSMRDWVAISWAQPDHTHFTGEGYNELASALFSDIVQQYDAYLPPLVRAQSETK
- a CDS encoding acyl carrier protein, with protein sequence MSKQAGILKVIHAVSEIPNDPSPDESLFDSGTLDSFTLPDLVTGLEKEFNVKIPDSDLVPERFDTVTKIEAYLDSRQS